ACCAGACCTCAGGTCCCGATCACTTATAAACTAGCTAAAAGATGATATCATTGGACTGCTGTCAAAAGTTTAGCACTAACTGCTGACAATACTTTTTACTTTAACTACAAATTCAGAAATTGACCCAACTTACCCCTTCAAGATCAGACCCTTCATGAATTTGTCTGATCTAATTCCTTTCAGCCTTATTCAGCAAAAATCATAACAATCCCAAATTAACAATACTTACTTTGGATCACCTGGAGCAAAAAATGGTGTACATCATCTCATGCCCCATGTTTTAACTATGAATTTCAATGAAACAATGATTAAGATACTTATATGGTAGTACGGATGATCGAATTTATGGAAATAGGACGAACTAGCAAAGTGAGTTCAGAGATCAGAAAGAACTCATTCAACTATCCAAAGCAAACACAGATCAATGTCCAGTTAAATTAGCTGCAGAAACAAGATGCATTACCACCGAATTATttgaaaggggaaaaaaagggaaagtcATTAAGCATTCTCAAAAAGCAAAGTGTCTAATGAGAACAACTAAATCTCTTGCAAGAAAAAGGGGACAAAAGAATCAAATGATCCACTTgtaagacaaacaatcacaggCAAAACGACTAAAATTAATCATGAACTACCGAGGGTAATCATATAATAAAGTATAGCATAGTCATTTTACATCCATAATAAAAACTTTATAATAGCCCTAGAGAGCTATAACCggatagaagaaagaaaagtagGGAAACAAAAAGCCTGAAATATACAGGACAATTACCCTCATAAGAAGCTCAAGTTGCCATCACCACAGGACGCTTGTGGCCCTGCAGCAACTGCCTGAGCTGATGATAGCCATCACGGTAATGTTCCAGCGAGAAGCACAGTTGCCTTATAGCCTCCCTCTTCCCCTCAGCACCATCAGAAATCTCAACCTTCTGCCTGTGCACCTCCTCTTCCAGCTCCCTCACCCGCTTGCTTAACTCCGCAGCAGCTTTTTGCGCCTCCGTAATCCCTATTATCAGCTCAGCATGCTCCAAGTGTAACTGACATAAATGCTCATCCATCTGGCTAATTTGATCATCACGGCACTTCACATCATCAATGAGGGTGTTCACTTTAGCATGAAGAGTCTCCTTCTCAGATGTTAGTATCTCAAGTTGTAGGTTGAGAGCATCTAGACTTTGATTTAGCTCAGCAATGTGCTCACCACTCTCCTTAGATGCTTCCATCTTCTCAGCCTCAAGCTGTCTTATATCAACCTCTAGCTTAAAGAGTTTAACCTCAAGGGAAGCATTGGATTGTGACAggttgacagcttcagcttctaGTACAGATTTCTCCTGTAAGAATTTCTCAGCAGAACTAGCTGCCCTCATTTCCAATTCCTGAATCACATTCTCTAGCTCTGCAAGACGAGCTTCAAGCAGCAACTTCTCTCCCGAAATTTTATCAACTTCTGCATTCAGTCCCTTGACGACACCTTCAAGATTTTCAACATCAGCCTCAAGACTGGACTTCTCTTTCAAGAGTCTTTCAGACAAATTGATAAGCTCAGTTTTGCACTCCCCAATTTCAAGATCACGATCTGATAATTCAGCTTCAAACATCTGAGAGGAAGCTGCCATTGCTCCCTTTAGATCCTCGATTTCATTCTTATGGGCCGATATCTCAGCTTCTAACACAGCAATTTGTTTCTCTAATTCGGCAACCTGCTTCTTTTCCAAACTGAGCTGAATGTTCTTAGTTTCTATAAATGCATTCCTTTCCTCAAGCTTATTTTGAAGATTCACAATCTCTGCTTCTGAATCCTGAAGTTTTGCTTTCTCAATTATCAACTCTTCCTCCAATGCTGAGATCTTTGAGCTAAAACCCAAATGATTCCCGTTCAATATATGTTCACATTGGCCATTGGAGAATTTTTCCTCTTGTATCTGGAGCTTCTCCTTCACATCAGAGAGTTCATCCTCTAGCTCAAGTATCCTGTCATGCAGCCTAGAAGAAATGCTGTCAACATTAACTTCCTTCACATCATCAGATTCAGATTCAGattctgatgatgatgaagaaaaggaCCCATCGCTCCCCTTTCTGGAGACATCTGAGCTGCCACCAGATCCAACAAATAAATGGAAGCCAGAACTTCTTGGGCTTGGCTTAGGTCGTGGTGGCTTGCGCTCAGGAGTGAGCTCAGGAGAGAGTGTTGGAGACACAGGCGGTTCAGAACCAAAATCAGATCCATTGCCAGATCCTTGAGATTGAAGTTCTGATGGAACATTCTTGCGCAGCTCACCTGTCACATTATCATAACGCTCGGCTAGGGCACGGTACATGCGGTAGAAGTCCTCAACATGAGAGATAAGCATCGGGCGCCTTTCATAATACATCTCAGCTTTCTTTGCAAAAGAATCCCCCTCCTCTTCAATCAGTTTCAGCATTTCCTTGACACGTTTATCCATCTCTGCATAGGATGGTTAAGTGTAATCTAAGTGACAAAGATGATGCACCATTTGATCCAATCAGATATTCTTCAAAATAGtacatgaatacaattattAAACCATTTTCCTTAGCATATACAGGATACACTTTGCACCAGAAGAATTTTATAACAATATAGCACATGAAGGAAAAGGCAAAATAGCTAAACACTCACCTTCAAGATTTTCCAGGAGCCATTTAGAGTTTTTGGGACTTATATGACTATTCCACCACCATGAGTGAGATTTTTTAGATGCCATCCGCTTCATCTTTAACAACCAGCAAGACTGATTCGCTCAACAGAAGTTTTAGGAAAAGACTGCAGATTCTGCTGCAAGACATGATAATAACCAATAAAAATTGGCATGTGAAGAATGAGTAAATAGTGCATTTAGAAAAAATGAGTCTCTTAACTTCAACCACAGCTAACCATAATGGTCAATGGTATGGCATAAGGTCTTTTTTCCCAAGAACATATGTATACATGCTTGTATGTATATGGATAGACATACAATTGACTTGTAACTGAGCCAACTGAGTAGATACGGCATGCTTCGTGCTAATATTAGATGGTCAAACTTAGCTTGATGTGAAAATAGTGGAGATGAATACAGAATGATATCATGATAACTGCTAAACATACAAAACCATACAGACATGCGCACAAGCACATGTGCATTCTCAGACAGTTTAGAGCACCAGCATGTTTGATCTCactattaaatataaaaatttattttttttatgagttTGTGTGCAGGTTGTATCCAGAAAGTCTCAAAATTTCTCTACAACAGTAGGCATAATAGTGTGCTCTAGTAACAAAATAATGATATATGCATCCATAAAGGAAATCATACGGCATAGGTATATTTTTTCCGTGTAAAGACCCATGGAACACAGTTTAGTTTGCTTTATGAGCAGAAGCAACTCACATAATATGACAGAAGAAAGAAATGTAGTGGACCAGAAAA
The Phoenix dactylifera cultivar Barhee BC4 chromosome 3, palm_55x_up_171113_PBpolish2nd_filt_p, whole genome shotgun sequence DNA segment above includes these coding regions:
- the LOC103702151 gene encoding protein NETWORKED 4B, which gives rise to MKRMASKKSHSWWWNSHISPKNSKWLLENLEEMDKRVKEMLKLIEEEGDSFAKKAEMYYERRPMLISHVEDFYRMYRALAERYDNVTGELRKNVPSELQSQGSGNGSDFGSEPPVSPTLSPELTPERKPPRPKPSPRSSGFHLFVGSGGSSDVSRKGSDGSFSSSSSESESESDDVKEVNVDSISSRLHDRILELEDELSDVKEKLQIQEEKFSNGQCEHILNGNHLGFSSKISALEEELIIEKAKLQDSEAEIVNLQNKLEERNAFIETKNIQLSLEKKQVAELEKQIAVLEAEISAHKNEIEDLKGAMAASSQMFEAELSDRDLEIGECKTELINLSERLLKEKSSLEADVENLEGVVKGLNAEVDKISGEKLLLEARLAELENVIQELEMRAASSAEKFLQEKSVLEAEAVNLSQSNASLEVKLFKLEVDIRQLEAEKMEASKESGEHIAELNQSLDALNLQLEILTSEKETLHAKVNTLIDDVKCRDDQISQMDEHLCQLHLEHAELIIGITEAQKAAAELSKRVRELEEEVHRQKVEISDGAEGKREAIRQLCFSLEHYRDGYHQLRQLLQGHKRPVVMAT